In Sander lucioperca isolate FBNREF2018 chromosome 21, SLUC_FBN_1.2, whole genome shotgun sequence, the following proteins share a genomic window:
- the swsap1 gene encoding ATPase SWSAP1, with the protein MADILTLVFRTFVSQTEVRKKLTVSPAPCSSLLVGDPSPPPCSSLLVGDPSPPPCSTLLVGDPGLGRSVLLLAAVTAASEMGVRVVFFSQTQIQSLPASLQKVSTLSPDSLKRIQFSYPRTVEELLHQVASLHESCNTSPTPPSLVIVDGLEGFLRGCGGGGHSASHPGRPSSAAHLAALLSDSAVFLTQLLKQRCSSSAPCRVIASFAPEADAVQAGAEASATDPVLDVLDRYFQVRCTLDRDRTYEAAAAGLQEVWHVYLSGTGLTETAALSEDCEDRAAVAQEWQLVISPDGSMEFKLV; encoded by the exons ATGGCAGACATTTTAACGCTCGTGTTCAGGACTTTTGTGTCACAAACGGAAGTCAGGAAGAAGTTGACAGTCAGCCCTGCACCCTGCAGCTCTCTGCTGGTCGGGGACCCGAGCCCTCCCCCCTGCAGCTCTCTGCTGGTCGGGGACCCGAGCCCTCCCCCCTGCAGCACCCTGCTGGTCGGAGACCCCGGCCTCGGCCGCtcggtgctgctgctggcggCCGTGACCGCCGCCTCAGAGATGGGGGTCAGGGTGGTGTTCTTCAGCCAGACTCAGATCCAGAGTCTTCCGGCGTCGCTGCAGAAGGTCTCCACCCTGAGCCCGGACAGTCTGAAG AGAATCCAGTTTTCCTATCCCAGGACGGTGGAGGAGCTTCTGCATCAGGTGGCCAGCCTCCACGAGTCCTGCAACACGTCTCCCACGCCTCCGTCCCTGGTCATCGTGGACGGGCTGGAGGGCTTCCTGCGAGGCTGTGGAGGCGGCGGCCACAGCGCGTCCCACCCCGGCCGGCCGTCCAGCGCTGCTCACCTGGCCGCGCTGCTGAGCGACAGCGCCGTCTTCCTCACGCAACTCCTGAAGCAGCGCTGCTCGAGTTCGGCCCCGTGCCGCGTCATTGCCTCTTTCGCGCCAGAAGCGGACGCGGTGCAAGCCGGTGCCGAGGCCTCTGCCACAGATCCCGTCCTCGATGTTCTGGATCGCTATTTCCAG GTGCGCTGCACTCTGGACCGAGACAGGACTTATGAAGCTGCAGCAGCTGGACTGCAGGAGGTGTGGCACGTTTACCTCTCTGGGACCGGCCTCACGGAGACCGCTGCCCTGAGCGAGGACTGTGAGGACAGAGCAGCTGTGGCCCAGGAGTGGCAGCTGGTCATTTCTCCTGATGGTTCAATGGAGTTTAAGTTGGTTTGA